In Hyphomicrobiales bacterium, a genomic segment contains:
- a CDS encoding molybdopterin-dependent oxidoreductase — MTTTKTTCPYCGVGCGVLATREADGSVSIKGDPDHPANFGRLCSKGSALGETLDLEGRLLYPEISGERASWDQALDLVADKFSKAIAEHGPDSVAFYVSGQILTEDYYVANKLMKGFIGSANIDTNSRLCMASSVAGHRRAFGTDTVPGTYEDLELADLIILVGSNLAWCHPVIYQRIAATKEARPEMKVVLIDPRRTMTADLADHHLAIKPDGDVALFNGLLAHLSKSSVLDHDYIEAHTSGFEDALVAASGMSSDQLCEHTGLELDELNAFYDLVSATQKTVTVYSQGVNQSSSGSDKVNAIINCHLATGRIGRPGMGPFSITGQPNAMGGREVGGLANMLASHMNIENADHRDLVQEFWQSPTIADRQGLKAVDMFKAVGDGRIKALWIMATNPVDSMPDADRVQEAIKNCPFVVVSDVAATTDTVRHGHVKLPAMGWGEKDGTVTNSERRISHQKSFLSAPADAKADWWHMAEVAKRMGFQEAFEWENSAAIFREFAALSAYKNEGERDFDIGAYAAINTKDYHELEPFQWPQALGEGLKETRFFAEGDFYTPDRKGRFLSVAAEPKNYSTPSHPFILNTGRVRDHWHTMTRTGKTARLSSHMAEPYVEIHPKDAISLGIGDADLVRVSNDNGEIIVRALITDRQRSGSVFVPMHWTDQFSGKARVDTLVPPVTDAFSGQPALKTSSVQLSRYQAVQYGFLISRNEPCFDKVPYWSKARCNAGWQAEIGFDAVIESPTDFAAKLFDIPEDIIPLTYNDERQGEARCAWFDGNTLHSAIYLSASPVSASRSLLIALMGEEQDNLAARAHVLAARPSADMPDKGAIICSCYNVGANEIVTAAAGGCHSVGMIGERLNAGTNCGSCRSEIAGIIGLNKLEAAE; from the coding sequence GTGACCACTACGAAGACCACCTGTCCTTATTGCGGCGTTGGTTGTGGAGTTCTTGCGACACGTGAAGCGGATGGTTCTGTCAGCATCAAAGGCGACCCGGATCATCCCGCCAACTTTGGGCGTTTGTGCTCGAAAGGTTCAGCCCTTGGCGAAACGCTCGATTTGGAAGGACGTCTGCTTTATCCGGAAATAAGCGGGGAGCGAGCTTCTTGGGATCAAGCGCTTGATCTTGTGGCCGATAAGTTCTCTAAAGCGATTGCCGAGCATGGGCCTGATAGCGTTGCCTTTTATGTTTCCGGTCAAATTCTGACCGAGGATTATTATGTCGCCAATAAGCTGATGAAAGGCTTTATTGGTTCGGCCAATATCGACACTAATTCGCGACTTTGCATGGCGTCTTCGGTTGCGGGACATCGTCGTGCCTTTGGGACAGACACGGTTCCCGGCACCTATGAAGATTTAGAGCTTGCCGATCTTATCATTCTGGTTGGTTCGAACTTGGCGTGGTGCCATCCGGTTATCTATCAGCGTATTGCTGCGACGAAAGAAGCGCGCCCTGAGATGAAGGTTGTGCTGATTGACCCACGCCGCACAATGACCGCTGATCTGGCCGACCATCATTTGGCAATTAAGCCTGATGGCGATGTTGCTTTGTTTAATGGGCTTTTGGCGCATCTGTCTAAGAGCAGCGTGCTCGATCATGATTATATTGAGGCTCATACATCGGGTTTTGAAGATGCTTTGGTCGCTGCTTCGGGTATGTCATCAGATCAACTGTGTGAACACACTGGCCTTGAGCTGGATGAATTGAATGCGTTTTATGACTTGGTGAGCGCCACACAAAAGACGGTGACGGTTTATTCTCAAGGCGTGAACCAGTCTTCTAGTGGCAGCGATAAGGTCAATGCGATCATCAATTGTCATTTAGCAACGGGGCGCATTGGTCGGCCTGGCATGGGGCCGTTTTCGATCACAGGTCAGCCCAATGCCATGGGTGGGCGTGAAGTGGGCGGGCTTGCGAATATGCTGGCCTCTCATATGAATATTGAAAATGCGGATCATCGCGATTTGGTTCAAGAATTTTGGCAATCGCCGACAATCGCGGATAGGCAAGGCCTGAAAGCGGTCGATATGTTTAAGGCTGTTGGGGATGGTCGCATTAAAGCGCTTTGGATTATGGCGACCAATCCGGTTGATAGCATGCCGGATGCGGACCGTGTGCAAGAAGCCATCAAAAATTGTCCTTTTGTTGTTGTCTCAGATGTAGCGGCCACCACAGATACGGTGCGTCATGGACATGTTAAATTGCCAGCGATGGGGTGGGGCGAAAAAGATGGCACTGTGACCAATTCAGAGCGGCGCATCTCGCATCAGAAATCTTTTCTGAGCGCTCCCGCAGACGCGAAAGCAGATTGGTGGCACATGGCCGAAGTCGCTAAACGGATGGGTTTTCAAGAGGCTTTTGAGTGGGAAAATAGTGCAGCAATATTCAGAGAATTTGCAGCGCTCTCCGCCTACAAGAATGAGGGTGAACGAGACTTTGATATTGGCGCTTATGCTGCAATCAATACCAAAGACTATCATGAGCTTGAACCATTTCAATGGCCGCAAGCATTAGGGGAGGGGCTCAAGGAAACGCGCTTTTTTGCTGAGGGTGATTTTTATACGCCTGATCGCAAAGGTCGCTTTTTATCTGTTGCCGCTGAACCGAAAAATTATAGCACGCCATCGCATCCCTTTATATTGAACACAGGCCGTGTGCGCGATCATTGGCACACTATGACGCGAACTGGTAAAACGGCACGCTTATCGTCACATATGGCTGAGCCCTATGTTGAAATTCACCCAAAGGATGCGATAAGCCTTGGCATTGGGGATGCGGACCTTGTTCGAGTTTCAAATGATAATGGTGAGATTATCGTGCGTGCGCTGATTACGGATCGTCAACGAAGCGGTTCGGTCTTTGTGCCAATGCACTGGACGGATCAATTCTCAGGCAAGGCACGGGTTGATACTTTGGTGCCACCTGTAACGGATGCGTTCTCAGGTCAGCCTGCATTGAAAACCAGTAGCGTTCAGCTATCGCGCTATCAAGCAGTGCAATATGGGTTTTTGATCAGCCGTAATGAACCGTGCTTTGATAAGGTGCCCTATTGGTCGAAAGCCCGGTGTAATGCTGGTTGGCAGGCTGAAATTGGTTTTGATGCGGTTATTGAAAGCCCAACTGATTTTGCTGCAAAGTTGTTTGATATCCCTGAAGACATCATACCACTGACCTATAATGACGAACGGCAAGGTGAGGCAAGATGTGCTTGGTTTGATGGCAACACTTTGCACTCGGCGATTTATCTTTCAGCCAGTCCTGTATCGGCCTCACGCAGTTTGCTGATTGCGCTGATGGGTGAAGAACAGGATAATCTTGCTGCTCGCGCCCATGTTTTGGCCGCCCGTCCAAGCGCAGATATGCCAGACAAAGGTGCTATTATTTGTTCTTGTTATAATGTTGGTGCCAATGAGATAGTTACTGCTGCGGCTGGGGGGTGTCATAGTGTTGGTATGATAGGCGAGCGGTTGAATGCCGGTACGAATTGCGGTTCATGCCGAAGTGAAATTGCGGGGATCATTGGTCTGAACAAATTAGAAGCTGCGGAGTAA
- a CDS encoding thermonuclease family protein: MMIRWLLLFLCIFASPTALSAERLRGPIPATVVRVVDGDTLKVRAKIWIGQTIDISVRLRGIDTPELSASCPLERRLAQKARQRLASLVKISKGSMPVTLRNISQGKYGGRVIAFVDNANGISVGDVLLKEDIARPYRRNKARKSWCEQVTAIDNKN; the protein is encoded by the coding sequence ATGATGATTCGTTGGCTTCTCCTTTTTCTATGCATTTTTGCATCCCCCACAGCACTTTCCGCAGAACGTCTACGCGGTCCTATACCCGCCACTGTTGTTCGGGTGGTCGACGGGGATACCCTTAAAGTACGGGCTAAAATCTGGATTGGTCAGACAATAGACATCTCTGTGCGCTTGCGTGGCATTGACACACCCGAGCTTTCTGCTTCCTGCCCCTTGGAGCGCAGACTTGCCCAAAAAGCCCGCCAGCGGCTTGCCTCTCTTGTTAAAATATCAAAAGGCTCAATGCCCGTCACCTTGCGTAATATTTCACAAGGCAAATACGGTGGCCGCGTTATCGCCTTTGTCGACAATGCCAACGGCATCTCTGTTGGCGATGTTTTATTGAAAGAAGATATAGCCAGACCCTATCGCCGCAATAAAGCAAGAAAAAGCTGGTGCGAGCAGGTGACTGCGATCGACAACAAGAACTAA
- a CDS encoding DUF1674 domain-containing protein — MDVLHVEEADTPKKKLTPAAERALKEAAERRTKRDAQITQRPKEINGRDGPEAIRYGDWEKDGIISDF, encoded by the coding sequence ATGGATGTCCTCCACGTGGAAGAAGCCGACACGCCAAAAAAAAAGCTAACCCCAGCAGCCGAACGCGCACTCAAAGAGGCCGCTGAACGGCGCACCAAACGCGATGCACAAATCACCCAACGTCCCAAAGAAATCAATGGGCGGGATGGCCCAGAAGCAATAAGATATGGCGACTGGGAAAAAGACGGCATTATCAGCGATTTCTAA